One window of Chitinispirillum alkaliphilum genomic DNA carries:
- a CDS encoding Phosphoribosylaminoimidazole carboxylase catalytic subunit, with product MGILVGVIMGSKSDWDTMQHTAGILEELQIPFEVEVVSAHRTPDKLFEYARTAQPRGLEVIIAGAGGAAHLPGMTASKTPLPVLGVPVQSKALNGMDSLLSIVQMPAGIPVGTMAIGRAGAVNAALLAASIVGNKYPEFRENLNKYRSIQTETVLASPDPRAES from the coding sequence ATGGGCATATTAGTTGGGGTAATAATGGGATCTAAGTCAGATTGGGATACCATGCAGCATACTGCCGGTATTCTTGAAGAACTCCAGATACCATTTGAAGTTGAAGTTGTTTCGGCCCACCGTACCCCGGATAAACTTTTTGAGTATGCCCGTACTGCCCAACCCAGAGGCCTGGAGGTGATCATTGCCGGAGCTGGCGGAGCTGCTCATCTTCCAGGAATGACAGCATCAAAGACTCCACTGCCGGTTTTAGGTGTTCCGGTTCAGTCTAAAGCTCTCAATGGAATGGATTCACTGCTTTCGATCGTACAGATGCCAGCAGGGATACCGGTGGGTACTATGGCGATAGGCCGTGCCGGGGCAGTCAATGCCGCACTTCTCGCTGCATCAATCGTTGGAAACAAGTACCCTGAGTTCAGAGAAAATCTCAATAAGTACCGGTCAATTCAAACTGAAACGGTACTTGCCTCACCCGACCCAAGAGCAGAATCATGA
- a CDS encoding Exonuclease SbcD produces MKILHTSDWHIGRNLFTKKRYGEFEAFLDWLCSIIDQQRADALVIAGDIFDTGTPGNRAQSLYYRFLCRIASLSCRHVIVVGGNHDSPSFLNAPRELLRELNVHVVGCCCEKPEDEVVVLFDREGKPEAIVCTVPYLRDKDVRTVETGESADQKNLRMVEGVRDHYHQVCLSAEMKRKSLESTGGEKIPIIATGHLFIAGGKTIDGDGVRDLYVGSLAHLGSDILPGCVDYYALGHLHVPQIVGKKDHIRYCGSPLPMGFGEAKQQKLVLCVDFASGTPSIKEIAVPSFQKLQKVRGDLNTILTGLDQLVAAAESVWVEVEYIGDEIVTNLRESVENIVEGSPVEVLRIINRQITDRIIDRSHEHETLEELDPLVVFERCLLANEIAESEICSLKSCYTDILRTILEDESREEGDGR; encoded by the coding sequence ATGAAGATCCTTCACACCTCAGACTGGCATATCGGCAGAAACCTTTTCACCAAGAAGCGTTACGGGGAGTTTGAAGCATTTCTCGACTGGCTTTGTTCTATCATTGATCAGCAAAGGGCTGATGCTCTTGTTATAGCCGGTGACATTTTTGACACAGGGACACCAGGCAACCGTGCTCAGAGTCTCTATTACCGGTTTCTCTGTCGCATTGCTTCCCTCTCCTGTCGTCATGTAATTGTAGTGGGAGGCAATCACGATTCCCCATCTTTTCTCAACGCACCAAGAGAATTGCTTCGGGAGTTGAATGTGCATGTGGTTGGTTGCTGCTGTGAAAAGCCGGAGGATGAGGTAGTTGTGCTCTTTGACAGAGAAGGGAAACCGGAAGCGATAGTGTGTACAGTTCCCTATCTTCGTGACAAAGATGTCAGAACGGTGGAAACGGGTGAATCTGCTGATCAGAAAAATCTGCGCATGGTTGAAGGGGTTAGAGATCATTATCATCAGGTTTGCCTTTCTGCAGAAATGAAGCGAAAAAGTTTAGAATCTACCGGTGGCGAAAAAATCCCCATCATCGCAACGGGACATCTGTTCATTGCTGGTGGGAAAACAATTGACGGTGATGGGGTCAGAGATCTGTATGTGGGATCTCTTGCGCACTTAGGGAGTGACATTTTGCCAGGGTGTGTGGATTATTATGCTCTGGGGCATCTTCACGTACCGCAGATTGTAGGTAAAAAAGATCATATCCGCTATTGCGGCTCACCGCTTCCAATGGGCTTTGGTGAAGCGAAACAACAGAAACTTGTTCTCTGTGTCGATTTCGCCTCTGGCACACCCAGCATAAAAGAGATAGCGGTGCCGTCATTCCAGAAACTTCAGAAAGTGCGGGGCGATCTGAACACAATTCTTACCGGTTTGGACCAGTTGGTCGCAGCAGCTGAATCGGTATGGGTTGAAGTTGAATATATCGGGGATGAAATAGTTACCAATCTGCGTGAGTCGGTTGAAAATATCGTTGAAGGTTCTCCCGTTGAGGTACTTCGTATTATTAACAGACAAATTACTGATAGAATAATTGACCGCTCCCATGAACATGAGACACTGGAAGAGCTTGATCCTTTGGTGGTATTTGAGCGCTGCCTTTTGGCCAATGAAATTGCTGAATCAGAGATCTGCAGTCTGAAGAGCTGTTACACCGATATCCTCCGTACGATTCTCGAAGACGAAAGCAGAGAAGAGGGGGATGGCCGATGA
- a CDS encoding UDP-N-acetylglucosamine acyltransferase, whose amino-acid sequence MHSTHIDKKNGMHEFYPDCTVIHPTAVVSELAHIDTGARVGPYSIIEDNVHIGSGSVIGPHVVIKRNVRIGKNNKIHSHSVLGDTPQDISFIEDEPTWLIIGDRNVIREGVTIHRSTSTENPTMVGSDCFFMAYAHIAHDCVIQNGVILTNNVALGGYVEVGEKAFLGGAVVVHQFCRIGCFSMTAGQIAIRRDVLPYSLIGGCPVRHFRLNTIGLRRAGLKGKRYRALEIAFRALRKEKNSNEFPLTAETELLRSWYLSPSKRGVYGFASSDEADSF is encoded by the coding sequence ATGCACTCAACCCATATTGACAAAAAAAACGGCATGCATGAATTTTACCCCGATTGTACGGTAATCCATCCCACTGCAGTGGTTTCTGAACTGGCCCATATAGACACAGGAGCCAGAGTAGGTCCATATTCCATAATTGAAGACAATGTGCATATTGGCAGCGGTTCTGTCATAGGCCCCCACGTTGTAATCAAACGCAATGTACGAATCGGGAAGAACAACAAAATTCATTCCCACTCTGTTTTGGGCGATACTCCCCAGGATATATCCTTCATTGAGGATGAACCTACATGGTTGATTATCGGTGATAGGAATGTGATTCGTGAGGGAGTGACAATACACCGGTCTACCAGTACAGAGAATCCCACGATGGTCGGATCCGATTGTTTCTTTATGGCTTACGCCCACATAGCCCACGATTGTGTGATTCAAAACGGGGTTATTCTTACCAATAACGTGGCATTGGGCGGGTATGTAGAGGTGGGTGAAAAAGCTTTTCTGGGCGGAGCCGTAGTAGTACACCAGTTTTGCCGCATAGGGTGTTTCTCCATGACCGCGGGACAAATCGCAATCAGAAGAGATGTATTACCCTATTCTCTTATAGGAGGGTGCCCGGTGCGTCATTTTCGTCTAAACACAATTGGACTGCGCAGGGCGGGCTTAAAAGGAAAGAGGTACAGAGCGTTAGAGATTGCATTCAGAGCACTGAGAAAAGAGAAAAACAGCAATGAATTTCCATTAACAGCAGAAACGGAATTGTTACGCTCCTGGTACCTGTCTCCATCAAAGAGGGGGGTATATGGTTTTGCCTCAAGTGATGAAGCTGATTCCTTTTAG
- a CDS encoding Phosphate regulon transcriptional regulatory protein PhoB (SphR) produces MTKKKILIVEDEECLADLLKINIIRRGFDVFAISNGEDALVETAKIKPDIVILDVILPGINGYEVCRKLRANPETEDICIIILTAAAQKEDRIKAKQSGASHYVLKPFDLNELIGNIHKYTGQKN; encoded by the coding sequence ATGACTAAGAAAAAAATATTGATAGTTGAAGATGAAGAGTGTCTGGCAGACCTCTTGAAAATCAACATTATACGCAGGGGATTTGACGTTTTTGCAATATCCAATGGTGAAGACGCCCTCGTTGAAACCGCAAAGATCAAGCCTGATATAGTTATCCTTGATGTAATCCTTCCGGGAATCAATGGATATGAAGTGTGCAGAAAACTAAGAGCAAATCCCGAAACTGAGGATATTTGTATAATTATCCTTACCGCCGCCGCACAGAAAGAGGATAGAATTAAAGCCAAACAGAGTGGTGCTTCGCACTATGTTCTAAAACCTTTTGACTTGAACGAACTTATAGGAAATATCCATAAGTACACCGGACAGAAAAACTAA
- a CDS encoding Phosphate regulon sensor protein PhoR (SphS) encodes MNIEGEKKLEETVPVMPPQRQTHNTDNQSQKTNQSPVSIDDTDLSERNHKSFPENIPDMIIRLSTDLSPLYLNPAFYTYSPRQTGEQIILEDIFHPELNSDIIDSLKKAITNRSEISFEFSLSNNETDQFFLASAIPEISNDGAVSSILITAKYNPFRGNKEKLLLFKLRFEKLINIMAANLINIDSEKTDSAIEHDLKLVGTFSEADRVELYLLSGSKTLFKPAYCWSCLECTGTIPFSSEQNYPWYIQKVLGNETALVFFEKEKSYPFLHNKPNCFIKSAMYIPMISNGRVGGFLSIQSRDSQKVWPQALPSLLRIAGLIFINALDNKTKKESLLREHTIAQMYFNAAGTMLFVVGKNGSIESINKSGCCVLETPENRIKGRNWFDLIPDPEQKNLALSHFIRQLEGDFSTQNFESQILTSKKKRKTIIWHTVALYDEHNKVNGVLCSGEDITERKITEFQLSFERQRAEKRALEAEGGRNILEALMNYLPEGIIVAEGLNPTIKMISRYCCKLLGRSEKELIDTPISEWGFMHIDGVTVPREDELPVKRVVANKEIINNEEWVVRRPGKSELIISVSGGPIVDINGECRGGIISWRDITSRKVSEEIISKRSEEVDKANFELRNKNSQLDKANERLKSLDKLKSEFVSIASHELRTPLTGIIGLTQTLLSKDIEFSDEEREKFLTIIESEGKRLASLLNELLDLTKIETGTTEILPVDCDVAEIIGDILSFIKIPSHIEVSTVIPEKGEVWVKADNDRLKQVIVNLMDNALRYSDQHVGVGIESDTGNQMIKFVISNTGPTIPCEEKKRIFEKFYRCKGPNSKKTKGSGLGLTIAKRIVEAHGGKIWVESDPGENVSFCFTIPKGYKPHD; translated from the coding sequence ATGAATATAGAAGGGGAAAAGAAGTTGGAGGAAACAGTGCCTGTTATGCCACCACAGAGACAAACCCACAATACTGACAATCAGTCACAGAAAACAAACCAATCACCGGTATCGATAGACGATACTGACCTCTCTGAGAGAAATCACAAAAGTTTTCCCGAAAATATTCCCGATATGATAATCAGATTGTCAACTGATTTGTCACCACTTTACCTCAACCCGGCTTTCTACACATACTCCCCACGGCAAACGGGTGAACAGATTATTCTGGAGGATATTTTTCACCCAGAGTTGAACTCTGACATAATCGACTCACTGAAAAAAGCCATTACAAACAGAAGTGAAATTTCGTTTGAGTTTTCTCTCAGTAACAATGAAACTGATCAGTTTTTTTTAGCTTCGGCGATTCCTGAAATCTCCAACGATGGGGCTGTCTCATCAATTCTAATCACTGCAAAATACAACCCGTTTCGGGGTAATAAGGAAAAATTACTTTTATTCAAACTGAGATTTGAAAAACTGATAAACATAATGGCAGCTAATTTAATCAACATCGACTCAGAAAAAACAGACAGTGCCATTGAACATGATCTCAAACTCGTAGGTACTTTTTCGGAAGCAGACCGGGTAGAGCTCTATCTTTTATCCGGCAGTAAAACTCTGTTCAAACCTGCCTATTGCTGGAGCTGTCTTGAGTGTACCGGGACCATACCTTTTAGCAGTGAGCAAAATTATCCATGGTACATACAAAAGGTACTTGGGAATGAAACGGCTCTGGTTTTTTTTGAAAAGGAGAAATCTTACCCTTTTCTGCATAATAAACCAAATTGTTTTATAAAATCGGCCATGTATATACCCATGATTTCAAATGGACGGGTAGGAGGGTTTCTCTCCATACAAAGCAGAGATTCTCAGAAAGTCTGGCCCCAGGCATTGCCCTCACTTTTAAGAATTGCGGGATTGATATTCATAAATGCTCTTGACAATAAAACGAAAAAAGAATCTCTCCTCAGAGAGCACACTATAGCGCAGATGTATTTCAATGCCGCAGGAACCATGCTTTTTGTAGTGGGTAAAAACGGCTCAATAGAATCTATAAATAAAAGTGGCTGTTGTGTGCTTGAAACTCCCGAAAATAGAATTAAAGGCCGAAACTGGTTTGATCTTATTCCCGATCCGGAACAAAAAAACCTGGCCCTGTCACATTTCATCCGCCAGCTTGAAGGTGACTTTTCAACTCAAAATTTTGAATCCCAGATTCTAACTTCCAAAAAGAAAAGAAAAACAATCATTTGGCACACTGTAGCTCTTTATGATGAACACAACAAAGTAAATGGCGTACTCTGTTCAGGTGAAGATATCACAGAACGGAAAATAACTGAGTTTCAGTTATCTTTCGAACGGCAGAGAGCGGAAAAAAGAGCCCTTGAAGCTGAAGGGGGGCGAAATATTCTTGAGGCTCTCATGAACTATCTGCCCGAAGGGATAATTGTGGCAGAAGGGCTGAATCCAACCATAAAAATGATCAGTCGATACTGTTGCAAACTTCTGGGGAGAAGTGAAAAAGAGCTCATAGACACCCCGATATCAGAATGGGGGTTCATGCATATAGATGGAGTCACAGTTCCCCGGGAAGATGAATTACCTGTAAAAAGGGTGGTTGCTAATAAAGAGATTATAAACAATGAAGAGTGGGTGGTAAGGAGACCGGGGAAATCTGAGCTGATAATATCGGTCAGCGGTGGTCCAATTGTTGACATTAACGGGGAGTGCAGGGGAGGAATTATCTCCTGGCGTGATATCACTTCAAGAAAAGTGTCTGAGGAGATTATAAGCAAGCGTTCTGAGGAAGTGGATAAGGCAAACTTTGAGCTTAGAAATAAAAACTCACAACTGGACAAAGCCAATGAAAGGTTAAAAAGTCTCGACAAATTAAAAAGTGAATTTGTGTCGATCGCCTCCCATGAGTTAAGAACTCCTTTAACAGGAATAATCGGTCTCACTCAAACCCTGCTCTCAAAAGATATTGAGTTCAGCGATGAGGAGAGGGAAAAGTTTCTCACCATTATTGAGTCAGAAGGTAAACGGCTTGCATCTCTTCTGAATGAACTTCTCGATCTGACTAAAATAGAAACAGGAACCACCGAGATACTTCCTGTGGATTGTGATGTGGCTGAAATAATCGGAGACATACTCAGTTTCATCAAAATCCCATCGCATATAGAAGTAAGTACAGTTATACCGGAGAAAGGGGAAGTTTGGGTTAAAGCAGATAATGACAGGCTCAAACAGGTAATTGTAAATCTTATGGACAATGCTCTGAGGTACTCAGATCAGCATGTCGGGGTGGGGATAGAATCTGATACGGGTAATCAGATGATAAAATTTGTAATCAGCAATACTGGTCCAACTATTCCCTGTGAGGAAAAGAAAAGGATATTTGAGAAATTTTACCGCTGCAAAGGGCCAAACTCAAAGAAGACAAAAGGGAGCGGTCTTGGTTTAACCATAGCCAAAAGGATTGTTGAGGCTCATGGAGGTAAAATCTGGGTTGAATCAGATCCTGGTGAAAATGTCAGTTTCTGTTTCACTATACCAAAAGGGTACAAACCTCATGACTAA
- a CDS encoding Translation initiation factor SUI1-related protein has product MNRDSKLVYSTDPEKNRRCDRCKMPSASCECKEDAAPGDLSEIKPVLRLERAHRGGKDVTVVDRLPPSETFLKDLAKTLKKRCGSGGTYRISENKGIVEIQGDKRENVKKELGRMGMRIS; this is encoded by the coding sequence ATGAATCGAGATTCAAAATTGGTCTACTCTACAGATCCGGAAAAGAACAGGCGATGTGATCGCTGCAAAATGCCCTCAGCTTCCTGTGAGTGTAAAGAAGATGCAGCTCCGGGAGATCTTTCTGAAATCAAGCCCGTTTTGCGTCTCGAACGCGCCCACAGAGGGGGTAAAGATGTTACGGTTGTCGACCGGTTACCTCCTTCTGAGACTTTTCTTAAGGATCTGGCCAAAACACTTAAGAAAAGATGTGGCAGTGGAGGCACCTATCGTATCTCTGAGAATAAGGGGATAGTAGAGATTCAGGGAGATAAGAGAGAAAATGTGAAAAAAGAATTGGGAAGAATGGGTATGAGGATAAGTTGA
- a CDS encoding Phosphoribosylaminoimidazole carboxylase ATPase subunit: MKIGILGGGQLARMLAISGYPLGLEFVVLDPSRDACSGVLATQIVGAYDDQEKLEQFAQLVDIVTYEFENVPAESVRYLTDRVAVYPSPDALAVSRDRLSEKSMFRELGIDTPLFSAVNSLEDLHKAVLKTGLPAILKTRTLGYDGKGQVVLRDQNDLSGALEKLNNVPCILEGFVPFTREVSIIAARSLTGETAFYPISQNVHTNGILHLSESTVNDPMQSIAEKYSRLLLDQMNYVGVLALELFDSNGTLLANEIAPRVHNSGHWTIDGAHTSQFENHLRAILGLPLGDTSARCNSAMVNFVGQVPEIPEVLSIKGVHFHDYGKKPRAGRKVGHGTVCLENENEYKESLNKLLALVEPTNS, from the coding sequence ATGAAAATAGGTATACTGGGTGGTGGACAACTTGCGCGAATGCTGGCGATCTCAGGATATCCCCTTGGACTCGAGTTTGTAGTTCTAGATCCCTCCCGTGATGCCTGTTCAGGTGTTTTGGCAACCCAGATTGTGGGGGCTTACGATGATCAGGAGAAACTGGAACAATTCGCTCAGCTGGTCGACATTGTGACCTACGAATTTGAAAATGTTCCTGCAGAAAGTGTTCGTTACCTTACCGACAGAGTGGCCGTTTATCCTTCACCGGATGCTCTAGCTGTTTCCAGGGACAGGCTGTCGGAAAAAAGCATGTTCAGGGAGCTTGGAATAGATACTCCCCTTTTTTCGGCAGTGAACAGCCTTGAGGATTTGCACAAAGCAGTATTGAAAACAGGCTTACCGGCAATACTCAAAACAAGAACCCTTGGTTATGATGGAAAGGGGCAGGTTGTACTCAGGGACCAAAACGACCTTTCCGGAGCACTTGAAAAACTCAACAACGTGCCCTGCATTCTCGAGGGGTTTGTCCCATTCACTAGAGAAGTATCGATTATCGCAGCAAGAAGCCTTACGGGTGAAACTGCTTTTTACCCGATTTCACAAAATGTTCACACAAACGGAATTCTGCATCTCTCTGAGAGCACCGTAAATGATCCTATGCAGAGTATTGCAGAAAAGTACAGCAGGCTGCTTCTTGATCAGATGAACTATGTTGGTGTGCTTGCATTGGAGTTGTTTGACTCAAACGGAACACTTCTCGCCAATGAGATTGCCCCAAGGGTACATAATTCGGGTCACTGGACAATAGATGGAGCTCATACAAGTCAGTTTGAGAATCATCTGCGCGCAATACTTGGATTACCTCTGGGTGACACTTCCGCGCGCTGCAACAGTGCAATGGTGAACTTTGTGGGTCAAGTACCCGAAATACCTGAGGTGCTCTCGATCAAGGGAGTCCATTTCCATGATTATGGCAAAAAACCAAGAGCAGGCCGCAAAGTTGGGCATGGGACAGTTTGCCTTGAAAACGAAAATGAGTATAAAGAGAGCCTCAATAAACTTTTGGCACTGGTTGAACCCACAAACTCATAG
- a CDS encoding Exonuclease SbcC, whose product MRICKLRLKNLNSLYGEWAIDFTDPHYETSGIFALTGPTGAGKSTILDALCLALYGRTPRLGNITSSSNEIMSRQTGECFAEVVFESSGTAYRCFWGQARARKKPDGALQNPRHEIDDITNNKLLENKKSLVSKVIEEKTGMDFDRFTRSMLLAQGGFDSFLKADREKKSVILEQITGTGIYSQISKLTFERQRLEREKLSAVKAKLEGIELLSEEDQQRIQSELESKKKAEKEASENLQLNDRSLLWLSNIEELENEIIVIDENFRNLQVEKEQFAPDQLRLDRATKAAQLESCYTKLSSTRDLLQKNKSSYTDLKNRYPLLCQNFENTESKHASALQSLGEAKNIRRQKAPLIKQVRELDIKIGEKSKQKSDLVVKFNRNSSLVSGHKKEMVRDSESTKKIQLSLDSLELYLSAHDCDQKLESEYGVIEHRFRIIREYDKLIQEQVEEITAIKEKITLSNKRIEQFQAGSGKIEKDIEKVNSESEKVSLELNTLLDNKSVREFREKLKFLYREQAYQQKIRSLEEERKRLVSGSECPLCGSKEHPFNNGEALRKDPVEPNIKSLEELIDKAEFLEQRLTGLNEKKSKLKEDHNELSRDIVREESDGNSLKARLKEHENLVCKQREKAETDRTELNKCIKPFGGTVSSGPDFLNQLKKRLSVWKTKNDSLATLEKQQSELNAKLDSSNTAIETLNQSLEQIKEEIYKVKREEEDLLQSRKEIFGAENPDILEQALEQAVSDSENREKAARDFRDSAKEEKEKTGNEITRLTAEIELLERECTTIGVEFLAELNQLGFKDEEQFCDALISIEERAMLSEKAKALCDRHTLLSAQREDKKNRLEREQNKKLTDANRESLEEEKLLLESALQEIQQELAKLSLQLDQGKKARQEAQELLGSIEKQTLEFNKWDKLNLLIGSADGKKFRSFAQGLTFEQMVAYANCELKKMTDRYLLIRNSEEPLELDVMDKYQAGEIRSVKNLSGGESFIISLTLALGLSKMASRKVRVDSLFLDEGFGTLDEEALETALETLSGLHGEGKLIGIISHVPALKERISVQISVSPSGGGKSALCGPGCVYGGK is encoded by the coding sequence ATGAGAATCTGTAAGCTAAGACTGAAAAACTTAAACTCTCTTTATGGCGAGTGGGCGATAGACTTTACTGACCCCCACTATGAAACAAGCGGAATATTTGCGCTAACCGGACCAACCGGGGCAGGAAAATCCACCATTCTCGATGCGCTCTGTCTTGCGCTTTATGGAAGAACTCCACGACTTGGCAATATCACCTCATCCTCAAATGAAATTATGTCTCGTCAAACAGGTGAATGCTTTGCAGAGGTGGTGTTTGAATCTTCGGGAACTGCATATCGTTGTTTCTGGGGTCAGGCACGGGCACGTAAAAAACCTGACGGAGCACTTCAGAATCCAAGACATGAGATCGATGATATAACAAACAATAAATTGCTTGAGAACAAAAAAAGTCTGGTCAGTAAGGTTATAGAAGAAAAAACCGGAATGGATTTCGACAGGTTTACACGCTCTATGCTGCTTGCACAGGGTGGGTTTGATTCTTTTCTTAAAGCCGACAGAGAGAAAAAGTCGGTTATACTCGAACAGATTACCGGAACCGGAATATATTCTCAGATATCAAAACTAACCTTTGAAAGGCAGCGCCTGGAGAGGGAAAAACTTAGCGCTGTAAAAGCTAAACTTGAAGGTATCGAGTTGTTGTCTGAAGAGGATCAGCAGAGGATACAATCGGAATTAGAGAGTAAAAAGAAGGCTGAAAAAGAAGCCTCAGAAAATCTTCAACTGAATGACAGGTCGCTTTTGTGGCTTAGTAATATAGAAGAGCTAGAAAATGAGATCATTGTCATTGACGAGAACTTCAGAAATCTTCAAGTCGAAAAAGAACAGTTTGCTCCTGATCAGCTGCGACTTGACAGGGCGACAAAGGCAGCTCAGTTGGAATCTTGTTACACCAAATTATCATCCACGCGGGATCTGCTCCAAAAAAATAAAAGTTCCTATACCGATCTCAAAAACCGATATCCGTTGTTGTGCCAGAATTTTGAAAACACTGAAAGCAAACATGCCTCTGCACTGCAGAGTCTTGGAGAAGCAAAGAATATACGGCGGCAGAAGGCACCACTCATCAAACAGGTCAGGGAACTCGATATAAAGATCGGAGAAAAGTCAAAACAGAAATCCGACCTGGTTGTCAAATTCAACAGAAACAGTTCTTTGGTATCAGGTCATAAAAAAGAGATGGTTCGAGATTCTGAGTCAACAAAAAAAATCCAGCTCTCTCTGGACAGTTTAGAATTATATCTCTCTGCACATGACTGCGATCAGAAACTTGAGTCAGAATATGGGGTCATAGAGCACAGGTTCAGGATAATCAGGGAGTATGACAAGTTAATTCAGGAACAGGTTGAAGAGATAACTGCAATTAAGGAAAAAATCACACTTTCAAACAAAAGGATTGAACAGTTTCAAGCTGGTTCCGGAAAAATAGAAAAAGATATCGAAAAGGTAAATTCAGAATCAGAAAAAGTTTCGCTTGAGCTTAATACATTGCTTGACAATAAGAGTGTCAGGGAGTTCAGGGAAAAACTCAAATTTCTGTATCGTGAACAGGCCTATCAACAGAAAATCAGATCCCTCGAAGAGGAGCGCAAAAGACTGGTTTCCGGATCGGAATGTCCATTATGCGGGTCAAAAGAACACCCGTTTAACAATGGCGAGGCACTACGGAAAGATCCGGTTGAACCAAATATTAAATCTTTGGAAGAGCTTATAGATAAAGCGGAGTTTCTTGAGCAGCGCCTAACCGGTCTTAATGAGAAAAAAAGTAAACTTAAAGAAGATCATAATGAGTTATCCCGGGATATAGTGCGGGAAGAGAGTGATGGAAACAGCCTTAAAGCTCGTCTGAAAGAGCATGAGAATCTTGTTTGTAAACAACGGGAGAAAGCAGAAACTGATCGCACCGAGTTAAACAAATGTATCAAACCTTTTGGGGGTACTGTCTCCTCAGGACCAGACTTTCTCAACCAGCTCAAAAAAAGACTCTCTGTGTGGAAAACCAAAAATGATTCCCTTGCAACTCTTGAAAAGCAGCAGAGTGAGCTGAATGCAAAGCTTGACTCATCCAACACTGCAATAGAGACACTTAACCAGTCTCTTGAGCAGATTAAGGAAGAAATATATAAAGTAAAGAGAGAAGAGGAAGACCTGCTCCAATCACGCAAGGAGATATTTGGGGCAGAAAATCCTGACATTTTGGAACAAGCTCTTGAGCAGGCCGTTTCAGATTCGGAAAATAGAGAAAAAGCAGCAAGGGATTTTCGGGATTCAGCTAAAGAAGAAAAAGAAAAAACAGGAAACGAGATCACCCGTCTTACAGCCGAAATCGAGTTGTTGGAGAGGGAGTGTACAACTATTGGGGTTGAGTTTTTGGCAGAACTTAACCAATTAGGATTTAAAGATGAAGAGCAGTTTTGTGATGCTCTTATTTCTATAGAGGAGCGGGCAATGCTCTCAGAGAAGGCAAAAGCGCTCTGCGATCGTCATACCCTGCTTTCTGCCCAACGTGAGGATAAAAAGAACCGCCTTGAAAGGGAGCAGAATAAAAAATTAACCGATGCTAACAGAGAATCTCTCGAAGAGGAAAAACTGTTACTCGAGTCCGCTCTTCAGGAAATTCAACAGGAGCTTGCAAAACTCTCGCTTCAACTCGATCAGGGAAAAAAGGCCCGGCAGGAGGCTCAGGAACTTTTGGGTTCAATTGAAAAACAGACCCTTGAGTTTAACAAGTGGGACAAGCTTAATCTTCTGATCGGATCTGCTGACGGAAAGAAGTTCCGCAGTTTCGCTCAGGGTCTTACTTTTGAGCAAATGGTAGCATATGCAAACTGCGAACTGAAGAAAATGACTGACCGTTATCTGTTAATACGGAACTCTGAAGAACCTCTTGAGCTGGATGTAATGGACAAATATCAGGCAGGAGAGATCCGATCTGTTAAAAACCTCTCCGGGGGCGAAAGTTTTATTATCAGTTTGACACTTGCACTTGGATTGTCGAAAATGGCAAGCAGGAAAGTACGTGTAGACTCTCTTTTCCTTGATGAGGGGTTTGGTACTCTGGATGAAGAAGCTCTGGAAACCGCTCTGGAAACACTCTCCGGGCTCCATGGGGAAGGAAAGCTTATAGGGATCATATCACATGTCCCTGCACTCAAAGAGCGAATCAGTGTACAAATTTCAGTTTCGCCATCGGGTGGAGGTAAAAGTGCCCTCTGTGGGCCGGGTTGTGTATACGGCGGCAAATAG